From the Polyangiaceae bacterium genome, one window contains:
- a CDS encoding pyruvate dehydrogenase complex E1 component subunit beta has protein sequence MSTFKDREQFESVMARLFERLMDAPTVAAPLRATDMVVRFRYPDLDSTLTFDFHAAPPEFSTSRNDPADVEMIQTTDTAHEFWSGRLNPARAIATGRVRARGDVARALKLLPAIRPAFGMYPQVLNDMGLEDRHERSAPHSSRLVKDLRGLLRRVGEDSLFQDLRMRLRGRRMNYDLLVEDLPLPRHDEPAATHDESSSVPAELAEVRREMLRRMRLIRCFEETLARQWEAGSLPTAAIHLSTGQEATAVGVCFALRRDDVIATTHRGHGHMLAKGAPASRMMAEIFGKATGLCSGKGGSMHVTDASVGAIGANGIVGASPILAAGAALSFQQRGEHRVAVAFLGDGATNQGMFHEALNLASTWRLPVLFVIENNGYGEFTPVRGSTNIDELSTRAAAYGIEGRRVDGNDVEAVATAARELSERARMGEGPALLECTTYRWRGHMEGDATPYRTAAELAAWKERDPCAAYEAELIDEGALSPHGARQLETEAQQVVDAAVTFAEESPDPAPEAALSHVYSAEPKPAPMTEDAGERRMTASEAINLALREEMERDDAVLLLGEDVALGGYFAVTKGLVELFGRRRVRDTPISENAIVGGAVGAAMSGLRPVAEILFSDFLTVCADPLVNQAAKLRYMSGGQYRVPLVVRTPSGAGLGMAAQHSQCLEATFMNVPGLIVASPGTPRDCRALLKAAIRSDNPVLFFEHKMLYLAEGAVPEAEEVAALGRARIVRRGGDVTLVALSYMVQVALEAAEALSKVGIDVEVVDPCTVAPLDARTILESVEKTRRLVTLEESPLRGGFGAEVVARIAAAAHGALERAPLRIGALDVPIAYAKGLETLSIPDVDRVTREIRGWA, from the coding sequence ATGTCGACTTTCAAGGATCGAGAGCAGTTTGAGTCCGTGATGGCTCGGCTGTTCGAGCGCTTGATGGACGCCCCGACGGTAGCCGCGCCCCTGCGCGCAACCGACATGGTCGTGCGCTTCCGCTACCCAGATCTCGACTCCACGTTGACCTTCGACTTTCACGCTGCGCCGCCGGAGTTCTCCACTTCACGCAATGATCCAGCAGACGTGGAGATGATCCAGACCACGGACACCGCGCACGAGTTTTGGTCAGGCCGTCTCAATCCCGCGCGCGCGATCGCGACCGGGCGCGTCCGTGCGCGAGGCGACGTCGCGCGTGCACTGAAGCTGCTGCCGGCAATTCGCCCTGCTTTCGGCATGTATCCGCAAGTGCTCAACGACATGGGGCTGGAGGATCGGCATGAACGGTCGGCGCCCCACTCCTCGCGCCTGGTCAAGGATCTGCGCGGCCTGCTCCGCCGCGTGGGTGAGGACTCGCTGTTCCAGGATCTGCGCATGCGCCTTCGTGGGCGGCGCATGAACTACGATCTGCTCGTCGAGGATCTACCTTTGCCTCGCCACGACGAGCCAGCGGCGACACACGACGAGAGCAGTTCGGTGCCCGCAGAACTAGCGGAGGTACGACGCGAGATGTTGCGTCGCATGCGCCTGATTCGATGCTTCGAGGAAACTCTCGCGCGACAGTGGGAAGCGGGCTCCCTGCCCACTGCAGCCATTCACCTCAGCACCGGACAAGAGGCGACGGCCGTAGGAGTGTGCTTCGCGCTGCGGCGCGACGACGTCATCGCTACGACCCACCGTGGGCATGGTCACATGCTGGCAAAGGGGGCGCCGGCCAGTCGCATGATGGCGGAGATCTTCGGAAAGGCTACAGGACTCTGCAGCGGCAAGGGCGGCAGCATGCACGTCACCGATGCGAGCGTAGGTGCGATTGGGGCCAACGGAATCGTGGGCGCCTCGCCGATCTTGGCGGCGGGCGCGGCGCTGTCGTTTCAGCAGCGCGGTGAGCATCGCGTCGCAGTGGCGTTCCTGGGCGACGGCGCCACCAATCAAGGCATGTTCCACGAGGCGCTGAATCTGGCTTCGACCTGGCGTCTGCCCGTCCTGTTCGTGATCGAGAACAACGGCTACGGTGAGTTCACGCCGGTGCGCGGCTCGACCAACATCGACGAGCTGAGCACTCGTGCCGCGGCCTACGGCATCGAGGGGCGCCGCGTTGACGGCAACGACGTGGAGGCCGTCGCGACCGCAGCGCGAGAACTGAGCGAGCGGGCGCGCATGGGCGAGGGGCCCGCGCTGCTGGAATGCACTACCTATCGTTGGCGCGGCCATATGGAGGGGGACGCGACACCCTACCGCACTGCGGCAGAGCTCGCGGCTTGGAAGGAACGCGACCCCTGCGCCGCGTACGAAGCCGAACTCATCGACGAAGGAGCGCTTTCGCCGCACGGAGCGCGGCAGCTGGAGACCGAGGCGCAGCAAGTGGTCGACGCGGCCGTCACCTTTGCTGAGGAGTCGCCAGATCCCGCGCCCGAGGCAGCGCTGTCCCACGTGTACTCGGCGGAGCCGAAGCCAGCGCCGATGACGGAGGACGCCGGTGAGCGGCGGATGACAGCTTCCGAAGCGATCAACCTGGCGCTGCGCGAGGAGATGGAGCGCGACGACGCAGTGCTGCTGCTTGGTGAAGACGTGGCGCTGGGGGGGTACTTCGCAGTCACCAAAGGTTTGGTCGAGCTTTTCGGGCGGCGGCGCGTGCGTGACACGCCGATCAGTGAGAACGCGATAGTGGGTGGTGCGGTCGGTGCCGCTATGAGCGGACTGCGACCTGTGGCGGAGATCTTGTTCTCGGACTTTCTGACCGTGTGCGCCGATCCGTTGGTCAACCAAGCCGCGAAGCTCCGGTACATGTCGGGTGGGCAGTACCGCGTGCCCTTGGTCGTGCGCACACCCAGCGGTGCGGGGCTGGGCATGGCGGCGCAACACTCGCAATGTCTCGAGGCCACGTTCATGAACGTGCCGGGACTAATCGTCGCGTCCCCGGGCACGCCGCGGGACTGTCGTGCGCTGCTCAAGGCGGCGATTCGATCCGACAACCCCGTGCTCTTCTTCGAGCACAAGATGCTCTACTTGGCCGAGGGCGCTGTGCCGGAAGCGGAGGAGGTCGCAGCGCTCGGCCGCGCGCGGATCGTGAGAAGGGGTGGGGACGTGACGCTCGTGGCGCTCTCCTACATGGTGCAGGTGGCTCTCGAAGCTGCCGAAGCATTGAGCAAGGTGGGCATCGACGTCGAGGTCGTCGATCCGTGTACGGTCGCGCCTCTGGATGCGCGAACCATCCTCGAGTCGGTCGAGAAGACACGGCGCTTGGTGACCTTGGAAGAGAGCCCACTGCGAGGAGGATTCGGCGCCGAAGTGGTGGCGCGCATCGCGGCGGCGGCCCACGGCGCACTGGAGCGCGCGCCGCTGCGGATCGGCGCTTTGGACGTCCCCATCGCCTACGCCAAGGGGCTGGAGACGCTGAGCATTCCCGACGTGGATCGCGTCACCCGCGAAATCCGTGGTTGGGCCTGA
- a CDS encoding radical SAM protein has product MTSPVTAIEATRSLLGARFRWKHPLYLVHALTARCNARCGFCAWSPEFYDPRQQLPTEDILRLYSDARDSGFLGLSLWGGEPLLHPDFERVVQHAHDLGLITNLITNGFLLERKLDAVVRWADRVCISLDHPSDKHDELRKIPGLFAKIVGATRALRSRAPDKTILFICTLQKDNVEPETLEQLAKLMAELGVLGIFNGLREEAATDKVDPRLDAYAPSQSQLAVAFATLQALKRKGFPIMNSHTHMRMMAAGPPQYHCHWPKFMLPIEANGDVVDCMHWGTRPIGSLKQARLPELLKRPRLAELAGKAGEGCHKCVSIHRVEISEVCSGNLEPVRSWTMLGKSPSSKRLPLVG; this is encoded by the coding sequence ATGACAAGTCCCGTCACAGCCATTGAAGCGACTCGCAGCTTGCTCGGCGCTCGCTTCCGTTGGAAGCACCCGCTCTACTTGGTTCACGCTTTGACGGCGCGCTGCAACGCGCGCTGCGGCTTTTGCGCGTGGAGTCCGGAGTTCTACGACCCGCGGCAACAACTGCCGACGGAGGACATCCTACGGCTCTACTCAGACGCGCGCGATTCGGGTTTCTTGGGATTGAGTTTGTGGGGTGGTGAACCCCTGCTGCACCCGGATTTCGAGCGCGTGGTGCAGCATGCCCACGACCTCGGGCTGATCACGAATCTGATCACGAACGGATTCCTTCTGGAGCGCAAGCTCGATGCCGTAGTTCGCTGGGCGGATCGCGTGTGCATTTCCTTGGATCATCCCTCGGACAAGCACGACGAGCTGCGCAAGATCCCGGGCCTGTTCGCCAAGATCGTCGGCGCGACGCGTGCCCTTCGTTCGCGCGCGCCCGACAAGACCATCCTCTTCATCTGCACCCTGCAGAAAGACAACGTAGAGCCGGAGACGCTGGAGCAGCTTGCGAAGCTCATGGCCGAGCTGGGCGTGCTGGGGATATTCAATGGTCTGCGAGAAGAAGCGGCGACGGACAAGGTCGACCCGCGTCTGGATGCCTACGCTCCCAGCCAATCGCAGCTTGCCGTCGCCTTTGCCACGCTGCAGGCCCTGAAGCGCAAGGGGTTTCCGATCATGAACTCCCACACCCACATGCGCATGATGGCGGCCGGGCCCCCTCAGTACCACTGCCACTGGCCGAAGTTCATGCTGCCCATCGAGGCCAACGGCGACGTAGTGGACTGCATGCACTGGGGCACGCGACCGATCGGCAGCTTGAAGCAGGCGCGACTACCCGAGCTGCTGAAGCGCCCGCGCCTGGCGGAACTGGCGGGCAAGGCGGGAGAGGGCTGTCACAAGTGCGTCTCCATTCACCGCGTGGAGATCTCCGAGGTCTGTTCGGGCAACCTGGAGCCCGTGAGGTCCTGGACCATGCTGGGCAAGTCGCCCAGCTCGAAACGACTGCCACTGGTGGGGTGA
- a CDS encoding TetR family transcriptional regulator, with amino-acid sequence MAATAEISGESAEGGEVRTRILASARREFAQHGFGAASVRTLAQRAGVTAAMVNYYFGGKRGLYRSVVSEAQGRLLERLAAAVAADPPRAAMGADDGVSTRAAMGADDGVSTRAAVGADDGVTTRAVVAADDVVTPRLHHDDTRSGVNTHQGDARGGVTARLAGAYFDFLVEERELQRLLLRRMLDESDEARASAEELVGALRGLLEQYFPAREVAAQYAVSVFGAISGYFIYEPVLGAFLGADPLDPERLAARRRHVVELASMIERTTP; translated from the coding sequence ATGGCTGCTACGGCAGAAATTTCAGGGGAAAGCGCAGAGGGCGGCGAGGTCCGGACTCGGATCCTGGCGTCGGCGCGGCGCGAGTTCGCGCAGCACGGCTTCGGCGCCGCCTCCGTGAGGACCCTGGCCCAGCGCGCAGGCGTGACCGCGGCGATGGTGAACTACTACTTCGGTGGCAAGCGCGGGCTGTATCGCAGCGTCGTGAGTGAGGCGCAGGGGCGGCTGCTCGAGCGCCTGGCCGCAGCCGTAGCAGCCGACCCGCCGCGCGCCGCCATGGGAGCCGACGATGGAGTCAGCACGCGCGCCGCCATGGGAGCCGACGATGGAGTCAGCACGCGCGCTGCCGTGGGAGCCGACGATGGAGTCACCACGCGCGCCGTCGTCGCAGCCGACGATGTCGTCACGCCGCGCCTCCACCACGACGACACGCGCAGCGGTGTCAATACGCATCAGGGTGACGCGCGCGGCGGGGTCACGGCGCGACTTGCGGGCGCCTACTTCGACTTCCTGGTAGAGGAACGAGAGCTGCAGCGGCTCTTGTTGCGCCGCATGCTGGACGAGAGCGACGAAGCGCGCGCGAGTGCGGAGGAACTCGTGGGAGCGCTACGCGGATTGTTGGAGCAGTACTTTCCCGCACGCGAGGTTGCGGCGCAGTACGCGGTGAGCGTGTTCGGTGCGATCTCGGGCTACTTCATCTACGAACCGGTGCTCGGTGCTTTTCTCGGCGCTGACCCGCTGGATCCAGAGCGACTTGCGGCTCGACGGCGACACGTCGTCGAACTCGCCAGCATGATCGAGAGGACGACGCCATGA
- a CDS encoding patatin-like phospholipase family protein codes for MTQRDLGLTFAGGGNRAFYQLGVMNRWRERVLPRVAAMAACSAGAFVAVVLLSGRQEQTQVRWHELRRGLRRNFDARRLLRGENPAPHGPIYRALVIHAMRDGGLERLREQPFPVLALSTRIPARAPLPLALLTALGIYRLERKLHPERLHRRWPPRVGFRPIVHDLRQCESPEQVAERVLASSATPPFTPLGHADGERLVDGGLIDNAPAFVAEGAPGVRRNLVLLTRPLLTRPGLTAPRGKARLYVSPRRPIEVSAWDYTEGDHVEAVIAQGEAESESYAAELSAWLRDA; via the coding sequence GTGACGCAGCGGGATTTGGGGTTGACCTTTGCCGGCGGCGGCAACCGCGCCTTCTACCAGCTCGGTGTGATGAACCGCTGGCGCGAGCGAGTATTGCCTCGTGTTGCTGCGATGGCAGCATGCAGTGCGGGCGCCTTCGTCGCGGTGGTGCTGCTCTCGGGACGCCAAGAACAAACCCAAGTGCGCTGGCACGAACTGAGGCGAGGTCTGCGCCGCAACTTCGACGCCCGGCGCTTGCTGCGCGGGGAAAACCCCGCGCCCCACGGCCCGATCTATCGCGCGCTGGTGATCCACGCCATGCGCGATGGTGGTCTCGAGCGTTTGCGCGAGCAGCCGTTCCCGGTGCTTGCGCTTTCCACGCGAATTCCTGCGCGTGCTCCCTTGCCGCTGGCGCTGCTCACGGCCCTTGGGATCTATCGCCTCGAACGCAAGCTGCATCCCGAGCGTCTGCATCGCCGCTGGCCGCCTCGCGTGGGTTTTCGCCCAATCGTGCACGACCTGCGCCAGTGCGAGAGCCCCGAGCAAGTCGCCGAACGCGTGCTGGCATCGTCAGCGACGCCGCCCTTCACGCCCCTGGGGCATGCCGACGGTGAGCGTTTGGTCGACGGTGGACTGATCGACAATGCTCCAGCCTTCGTCGCCGAGGGCGCACCCGGCGTGCGCCGCAACCTGGTGCTGCTCACGCGACCCTTGCTCACGCGACCCGGGTTGACGGCGCCGCGAGGGAAGGCTCGCCTCTACGTCAGCCCACGCCGTCCCATCGAGGTCAGCGCTTGGGACTACACCGAGGGCGATCACGTGGAAGCGGTGATCGCCCAGGGCGAAGCGGAGAGCGAAAGCTACGCCGCGGAGCTCTCCGCGTGGCTGCGGGACGCGTGA
- a CDS encoding pyridoxal phosphate-dependent aminotransferase, protein MQPSAFRAVPRTGVIYVMAEASKQGYRQDDPEWSNLGQGMPEAGELPGAPPRVAHIDIAEADQEYAPVAGIWELREAVASLYNDLFRRGRGSKYSAENVAIAGGGRVSIMRTCAAIGTVNLGHFLPDYTAYEELLDVFRRFIPIPVLLDPERGYTFTVDELRREILGRGLGAVLLSNPCNPTGKLIGGGDLDAWVKTARELDCTLLCDEFYSHYIWTEQPSIVSAAEFVEDVDQDPVVIFDGLTKNWRYPGWRTTWIVGPKRVIEAAASAGSFLDGGGSRPLQRAAVQVVTAEHARQEGAAIHATFGEKRRRLLEGLRKLGVRFDVEPEGTFYVWGDLSGLPEPLRSCDEFFRMALSEKVITVPGKFFDVDPGQRRLGRSSRFHRHMRFSFGPNLASLERALERLQRRVATY, encoded by the coding sequence ATGCAGCCCAGTGCCTTTCGCGCCGTTCCCCGCACCGGCGTCATCTACGTGATGGCCGAAGCCAGCAAGCAGGGCTACCGCCAGGACGATCCCGAGTGGAGCAACCTGGGGCAGGGCATGCCCGAAGCCGGTGAACTCCCCGGCGCGCCGCCGCGCGTGGCGCACATCGACATTGCCGAGGCGGACCAGGAATACGCGCCAGTCGCCGGGATCTGGGAGCTGCGCGAAGCCGTCGCATCGCTCTACAACGACCTGTTTCGACGCGGTCGGGGCTCCAAGTACAGCGCCGAGAACGTGGCCATCGCTGGCGGCGGCCGCGTGTCGATCATGCGCACCTGCGCGGCGATCGGTACGGTGAACTTGGGGCACTTCCTGCCCGACTACACGGCCTACGAAGAGCTGTTGGACGTCTTTCGGCGCTTCATCCCCATTCCCGTGCTGCTCGACCCGGAGCGTGGCTACACCTTCACCGTCGACGAGCTGCGACGCGAGATCCTCGGTCGCGGCTTGGGCGCCGTGCTGCTGTCGAATCCCTGCAACCCAACCGGCAAGCTGATTGGTGGCGGCGATCTGGACGCCTGGGTCAAGACCGCGCGCGAGCTGGACTGCACGCTCTTGTGCGACGAGTTCTACAGTCACTACATCTGGACGGAGCAGCCGAGCATCGTCAGCGCCGCCGAGTTCGTGGAAGACGTGGACCAAGATCCAGTGGTGATCTTCGACGGGCTGACCAAGAACTGGCGCTACCCGGGCTGGCGCACGACTTGGATCGTCGGACCCAAACGCGTGATCGAGGCTGCCGCGAGTGCGGGCTCTTTCTTGGATGGTGGCGGTAGTCGTCCGCTGCAGCGCGCGGCCGTGCAAGTGGTCACCGCCGAACACGCGCGTCAGGAGGGCGCCGCGATTCACGCCACCTTCGGCGAGAAGCGTCGCCGGCTGTTGGAAGGCTTGCGAAAGCTGGGCGTGCGCTTCGACGTGGAGCCCGAGGGCACCTTCTACGTGTGGGGCGATCTGTCGGGGCTGCCCGAGCCGCTGCGGAGTTGCGACGAGTTCTTCCGCATGGCGCTGTCGGAAAAAGTGATCACGGTGCCCGGCAAGTTCTTCGACGTGGACCCCGGCCAGCGCCGGCTCGGTCGCTCCTCCCGCTTTCACCGTCACATGCGCTTTTCCTTTGGACCGAACCTCGCCAGCTTGGAGCGCGCGCTCGAGCGACTGCAGCGGCGCGTGGCGACGTACTGA
- a CDS encoding GNAT family N-acetyltransferase → MRESPAGAMDEVIEFRTRAGIPARLRVASVKDAPAIIALDHAIVAAGEGIVVGPDQLRNVEQESRRIDDLYRGFSAGEATTSVVAELLQPVAAIVGLADLHQFTPERVRHVATLSVGIHPAHQHQGIGRQLMQALIDHARLCGLERLELYVRADNARARRLYESLGFRHEGTRHRFIKTADGRYVDDEIWVLFPAPR, encoded by the coding sequence GTGCGAGAGTCCCCGGCGGGCGCCATGGACGAGGTGATCGAATTCCGGACGCGCGCGGGGATCCCTGCGCGGCTGCGGGTGGCGTCCGTGAAAGACGCGCCGGCGATCATCGCGCTGGATCACGCCATCGTGGCGGCCGGTGAGGGCATCGTGGTGGGGCCCGACCAGTTGCGCAACGTGGAGCAGGAGTCACGCCGCATCGACGACCTCTACCGCGGGTTCTCGGCCGGTGAGGCGACGACTTCCGTGGTAGCGGAACTCTTGCAGCCCGTGGCCGCCATCGTGGGCCTCGCGGATCTACACCAGTTCACGCCTGAGCGAGTGAGGCACGTCGCGACGCTGTCCGTTGGGATCCATCCCGCCCATCAACACCAAGGCATCGGTCGCCAGCTGATGCAGGCGCTGATCGACCACGCTCGGCTCTGTGGGCTCGAACGCCTCGAACTCTACGTGCGCGCCGACAACGCGCGCGCTCGACGGCTGTACGAGAGCCTCGGTTTTCGTCACGAGGGAACGCGTCATCGCTTCATCAAGACCGCCGACGGTCGTTACGTGGACGACGAGATCTGGGTGCTTTTCCCGGCCCCGCGCTGA
- the speD gene encoding adenosylmethionine decarboxylase gives MKTLGRHLIAEFYDCDGNVIDDVDAVREILLATAEAVRATVVGEAFHRFAPQGVSGSLVIAESHMSLHTWPEQAYVAVDIFTCGELDPNDGVETLAARLGAGSYRVQEILRGLPEEIDAARRLIPTDVRIVTRTRMAERRQRA, from the coding sequence GTGAAAACCCTGGGCCGCCATCTGATCGCCGAGTTCTACGACTGCGACGGCAACGTGATCGACGACGTCGACGCCGTGCGCGAGATTTTGCTCGCCACGGCGGAAGCGGTGCGGGCCACGGTGGTGGGAGAAGCCTTCCACCGCTTTGCGCCCCAAGGCGTCAGCGGCAGCTTGGTGATCGCCGAGAGTCACATGTCCCTACACACTTGGCCCGAGCAGGCCTACGTCGCGGTGGACATCTTCACCTGCGGCGAGCTCGATCCCAACGACGGCGTGGAGACGCTCGCGGCGCGCCTCGGCGCAGGGAGCTACCGAGTGCAAGAGATCCTGCGCGGGTTGCCCGAAGAGATCGACGCCGCCCGACGTCTCATCCCGACCGACGTGCGCATCGTCACTCGCACTCGCATGGCCGAGCGCCGTCAGCGCGCCTGA
- the asnS gene encoding asparagine--tRNA ligase produces the protein MDSVVSIKRALSGDIAEGTDVTVHGWARTRRDSKAGLSFIHLHDGSCFAPIQLVVQNTLENYERDVLAITSGASLECSGTLVRSQGKGQAYEIQAKQIRVLGLVDDPETYPIQPKAHSMEFLREVAHLRPRTNTFGAVARVRQTIAQAIHRYFHEREFVWINTPIITANDCEGAGDMFRVSTLDLANLPRTPEGKIDFSRDFFGKEAFLTVSGQLAVEAYCLALSKVYTFGPTFRAENSNTARHLAEFWMVEPEIAFADLTADADLAEDFLKYVFRAVLQERPDDMAFFAERIEKTAVERLERFVEQSFARVDYGDAIKILESSKKKFEFPIKWGADLQTEHERFLVEQHFKRPVVVMNYPAEIKAFYMRLNDDEKTVAAMDVLAPGIGEIIGGSQREERLDVLDQRLAAFNLEPSSYSWYRDLRRYGTVPHAGFGLGLERLVVYVAGLANIRDAIPYPRTPGNAAF, from the coding sequence ATGGACAGTGTAGTTTCGATCAAACGCGCGCTCAGTGGAGACATCGCCGAAGGAACCGACGTGACGGTTCACGGCTGGGCACGAACGCGGCGTGATTCCAAAGCCGGCCTTTCCTTCATTCATCTTCACGACGGCTCGTGCTTCGCGCCGATTCAGTTGGTGGTGCAGAACACCCTCGAGAACTACGAGCGCGATGTGCTGGCCATCACCAGCGGAGCTTCCCTGGAATGCAGTGGCACCCTCGTGCGCTCGCAGGGCAAGGGTCAGGCTTACGAGATCCAGGCGAAGCAAATCCGCGTCCTCGGCTTGGTCGACGATCCAGAGACCTATCCGATTCAGCCCAAGGCCCACAGCATGGAGTTCTTGCGCGAGGTGGCGCACCTGCGACCACGCACCAACACCTTCGGCGCCGTGGCGCGGGTGCGACAGACGATCGCCCAGGCCATCCACCGCTACTTCCACGAGCGCGAGTTCGTCTGGATCAACACGCCGATCATCACCGCCAACGACTGCGAGGGTGCGGGCGACATGTTCCGCGTCTCGACGCTGGACTTGGCCAACCTGCCCCGCACGCCCGAGGGCAAGATCGACTTTTCCCGCGACTTCTTCGGCAAAGAAGCCTTCCTCACCGTCAGCGGGCAGCTCGCGGTGGAGGCGTACTGCTTGGCGCTGTCGAAAGTGTACACCTTCGGTCCCACCTTTCGCGCGGAGAACTCCAACACCGCGCGCCACCTCGCCGAATTCTGGATGGTGGAGCCGGAGATCGCCTTCGCGGATCTCACCGCTGATGCGGATTTGGCCGAGGATTTCCTGAAGTACGTCTTCCGTGCGGTGCTGCAGGAGCGCCCCGACGACATGGCGTTCTTCGCCGAGCGCATCGAGAAGACCGCCGTGGAGCGCTTGGAGCGCTTCGTGGAACAGAGCTTTGCACGCGTCGACTACGGCGATGCGATCAAGATCCTGGAAAGCAGCAAGAAGAAGTTCGAGTTCCCGATCAAGTGGGGCGCCGACCTGCAGACGGAGCACGAGCGCTTCTTGGTGGAGCAGCACTTCAAGCGCCCCGTGGTGGTGATGAACTACCCAGCGGAAATCAAGGCCTTCTACATGCGTCTGAACGACGACGAGAAGACCGTGGCCGCGATGGACGTGCTCGCTCCGGGCATCGGCGAGATCATCGGTGGCTCCCAGCGCGAAGAGCGCCTGGACGTGCTCGACCAACGCTTGGCCGCGTTCAATCTCGAGCCCTCGTCGTATTCTTGGTACCGAGATCTGCGGCGCTACGGCACGGTTCCCCACGCCGGCTTCGGCCTCGGACTCGAGCGCTTGGTGGTGTACGTGGCCGGCTTGGCCAACATCCGCGACGCCATCCCCTACCCGCGCACCCCCGGCAACGCCGCGTTCTGA
- a CDS encoding serine/threonine-protein kinase: MTAARVRKSDISRPQSSRPNWSVASEPPPPERIGSFRVLYQLAKGGTSSVFVAELEGDASQVFAIKLLDKRGQDEFGLRSFLAEARVTTSLDHPNVVKALEWGEHEGVPFIAMELVLGASVSELLAALRRHERLLDPWIAAFVIEQAALGLHHAHELRDAAGNPIHLVHRDISPHNILLSFEGRVALSDFGIAKFAARGHTTAKGMLKGRFAYMSPEHVRGDSLDRRSDVFSLGIVLYEALTLQRAMDGKSAGETVLQLLQTERIDPRAVLPDLPASLAEIVTKACANRPEARFQTALEMAEALRRARATASENDGGARVSSLVNKHFAARLAHFSSMRSDAPSPPPAPSSVAVTPRSQRPKGQLWLLVGVALISALVTSLLLLLLLR, from the coding sequence ATGACTGCTGCACGAGTTCGCAAGAGCGACATCTCCCGTCCGCAGAGTTCGCGGCCCAACTGGAGTGTCGCCAGTGAACCCCCGCCGCCGGAACGCATCGGCTCGTTCCGCGTGCTGTATCAGCTGGCCAAGGGTGGAACTTCGTCGGTCTTCGTCGCAGAGCTGGAGGGCGACGCTTCCCAGGTCTTCGCCATCAAGTTGCTGGACAAGCGCGGCCAGGACGAATTCGGGCTGCGCTCGTTCCTGGCCGAGGCACGCGTCACGACCAGCCTCGATCACCCCAACGTCGTGAAGGCACTGGAGTGGGGTGAACACGAGGGCGTGCCCTTTATCGCCATGGAGCTCGTGTTGGGTGCTTCCGTCTCGGAACTCCTGGCCGCCCTTCGTCGCCACGAACGACTGCTGGACCCCTGGATAGCCGCTTTCGTCATCGAGCAGGCGGCGCTGGGACTGCACCACGCCCACGAGCTGCGAGACGCGGCGGGCAATCCGATTCATCTCGTGCACCGCGACATCTCCCCCCACAACATCCTGCTGTCCTTCGAGGGACGCGTTGCGCTCTCGGACTTCGGCATCGCCAAGTTCGCCGCCCGCGGCCACACCACTGCGAAGGGCATGCTCAAGGGGCGCTTCGCCTACATGTCCCCCGAGCACGTGCGCGGCGATTCCCTGGACCGCCGCTCGGATGTCTTCTCTTTGGGCATCGTGCTCTACGAAGCCCTCACCCTACAGCGAGCCATGGACGGCAAGAGCGCTGGCGAGACCGTGCTGCAGCTGCTGCAGACGGAACGCATCGATCCGCGCGCTGTGCTCCCGGACCTGCCGGCCAGCCTCGCGGAAATCGTGACCAAGGCTTGTGCGAATCGTCCGGAAGCGCGCTTCCAGACCGCCCTCGAGATGGCTGAAGCACTGCGGCGCGCGCGGGCGACGGCTAGCGAGAACGATGGCGGCGCTCGCGTCAGCTCTCTGGTCAACAAGCACTTCGCGGCGCGCCTTGCGCACTTCTCGTCGATGCGTTCGGACGCGCCTAGCCCGCCGCCCGCTCCGAGTAGCGTCGCCGTGACGCCACGCAGCCAGCGCCCGAAGGGGCAGCTGTGGTTGCTGGTGGGGGTCGCGCTGATCAGCGCGCTAGTGACCAGCCTGCTACTGCTGCTCTTACTGCGCTGA